The nucleotide window GATCGAGGCGGTCAACGGGCCGATCCCAGGAATCGAGGTCAGCAGGGTCACCTTCTCCTGCACCTCCTTGGAACCAAGGACCAGTGCCCTGATCGCCTCATTGGCTTCCTCCAACTGCTGTTCGAGCAGTGTCTGGCGTGCTTCACAGAAACCGAGGGCTTTTGGATTGGGTTGGTGCTGGTGATTCATGGCGTGGTGACGCCCTGCCTCGAGGGTCAGGAGTTCCACGATGTGGTCACGGGCATGAAGCAGCGCACGCAGCTCGACCAGGTCCGCTTCGGGGGGCAGCCAGCGGGCTGGCTGCATCACGGCCCCATACCGGGCGATCAACTCCGCATCCAGCTTGTCCGTTTTCCCCCGCCTCAACGTACTTTTCGCGAAGAACTTGATCTGTGCTGCGTTCACGACACTGACAATGCAACCGGCTTCGTGGAGGGTGATCGCCATTCGCTCCCAGTACACGCTGGTGGATTCCATCACCACCGAGAGCTCTTCCCCCACTGTGGCTGACGAAGTCAGCCACAAGAGCAGCTGTTCATGCCCCTTGGCGGTGTTCGCAACGGCTTTGACCACACCAACACGCGTCAAGGACCCAGGCGCTTGAACCTGGAGTAGGCAGGCGTACAGTTCGCTTTTGCCGACATCAAGACCCAGCACGAACATAAAACCCCCCAGAAAGGGAAAACGAGGGTCACCACCCGGGTCCGGTCGGCGGAATTTTGTGTACAGGCTTGGGTGGCCTCAGATACTGTTGCGCCTGATCGAAAGGGGCTCGAGCCGGCCAGGATTTAACGGACGACCTTGGAAGATCAAAGTTGCCAGCAGGCTTGTCGGCTCGAGTGGGAGTGACGAGCCGAGCTTCCCACGACTCGACTCAACACACAAAGTTGCCAGAACCGATTCCCCCAACCAGGCTTGGAGCCCCGCTCTGCAGCCCGTGATCTGCCCCCTTGGACGAGTCTCTCAGCGGGTCCGCCAGGAGTGCCGCGTCGCCTGCTCATCGTCGTAGGCGAGTGCGAGCAGGTCCGCCTCGCTCCACTTCGGCCCCACGAACGTCAGCGCGAAGGGCGTCCCGCTCGCGCTGCATCAGGCAGCCTCCCCGACGGTCAGTATCGAACGGTGCACGCTTCGTGGGTTCAGTAAGAGACGCGGTTCCTCCCCCCGTTTTTCACCTCATACAGCTTCTCATCGGCAAGGGACAGCATCCGCTCGTGGTTCTTGACGTCCGTCTGGGCGCACACCCCGAGCGAGAGCGTGACCCGGAGCCTGGGGTGAATCTCCTGCCAGGGGTACTGCTCGACCACCTGCCGCAGGCGCTCAGCAATCAGCACCGCCTGTTCGACGGCTGTGCCGGGAAGCACCACCAGGAACTCCTCCCCGCCGTAACGGCCAATCAAGTCGTACGGGCGGCATGCTCCTTTGAACAGCTTCGCAGCCCGGCGCAACACCTCATCCCCCACCTGGTGCGAGAAAGCGTCGTTCACCCGCTTGAAATGATCGAGGTCGATCATCACGATCGATAGAGGCTTACGCATCTGTCGGGCCTTCGAGAACTCCAAAGACAGCAGCTCCTCAATGTGCCTCCGGTTGAACACGCCCGTCAGGCCGTCCTCACGCAACTGCCGCTCAAGCAAGTTGGCTTGCTCTTGCAGCGCGGTCAGGAGCGCGCTCTTCTCCAGGTTGGCCTTTTCGAGGGCTGCATTCGCGTTTGTCAATTCCAGGGTGCGGGCCCGGTACGAACGAATCTCCATACGTGCACGGTCCGCTTGGCTCTCGATGGCATGGATAACGGCCTGCTGGGCCTTCTCCTCCTGAGCAATGTCGCGGTCCAGGGCATGAGCCGCCTCCATATGCTGGAACGCTCTCTCCGGGTGACCCCGCGCTCGGTACAGCTGGGCCGCACGCCAGTGCGCCTGCTCGGCAACTCGCTTGACCTCCCTGCCCGCCAGCTGCAAGGTCCGTTCAAGCAGCGGCTCGCCCTCCTCGTCCTCACCGTGATCCAGCAACCCACAACTGAAGTGAAGGGCCGTCCAGGCAGCTAACCTGACCATCTGCGCGGACACGGGGCCTACCTTGTCCCAGGCTGCCTGAAGGAGCGCTTTCGCCTCGCTCCAATGCTCTAGGGCGCTGAGAGCGCGCGCGGTGACCGTCAAGGCCTGGATCTGCAAGGCGAGATCGTCACTTTCCTCCGCGACCGCCATCGCACGGCGTCCTTGGTCAGCGGCGGTCGCGTTCTGCCCCCGTTCGAATTGGATTTCGGCCAGGCTGACCGCACAGGCGGCGACCCCATGCGGAACGGTCAGGCCTTCATAGAGGGCCGAGGCCGCCGTGATCACCTCCAGGGCTTTGTCCTGCTGCCCTTCAAGAGACCTGTAGACCTCACCCAGAGCATGCAGCGCCCGGGCTTCCGCGGCTGGGTCGTGCAGTTCCCTGGACAGTCTGAGGCTGAGCAGGGCGTACTCCAAGGCGCGCTCCCCGCCCTGCAAACGGTGGTACACCGTGCCGAGATAGGCGGCGCATTCCTGCCGGAGCAGGAGGTCCTGGAGTTGTTCCGCGATCACGGCGGCCTGCGTGAGGAGACTCAACGCTTCACGCAGTTCGTCCTGGCTCAAGTGCGCTACGGCGAGATTGCGGTACGCGAACCCGATGCCCCGGGTGTACCCGTGCTGCCGGGCAAGCGCGAGGGCTTGCTGGCTGGGCAGGATCAGGGCGTCCTGTCCCAGGTCGCGCTTCTGCCACGCGTCCTCAAGAAGTGACTCAATGCGTTGAATGACGGCCTCAGAGGCGCGAAGCCCGGCTGGGAGGTGGACCACCGCGTGCTCCGCGTTTGGAGCGCTGTTCGCCGCCCGCAGGGGACTTCCATCCGGGACCTGCTGTTCCAGTTCCGCCCCCCCACCCGGAGCGCTCAGCTGCCCGGTCGCGGCCATCTGAAGAAATGCCTCCACGATGGCCGGGTCGAACTGTCGGCCCGCCTGAGCCTGGAGCTCTGCCAGGGCCTCCTCGGGGGACCACGCGGTCTTGTAAGGCCGCTCGGTCGTCAACGCGTCCCAGACGTCCGCCACCGACACGAGGCGTCCCACCAGGGGAATGTCCTCACCGGAGAGGCCATTCGGGTACCCTTGACCGTCCCAGCGTTCGTGGTGCGTCAGGGCAATCTGCTCGGCGAGTTGCATCAGTTCGGAACGGCCGCCCCGCAGCAGGCGTGCCCCGATGGTCGTGTGGTGCTTCATGATCTCGAACTCCTCCGGCGTGTACCTGCCCGACTTGAGGAGGATCGCGTCGGGGACTCCGATCTTCCCGACGTCATGCAGTCTTCCGGCCAGCCGGATCAATTCGACCTGCTGATCGGGAAGACCGAGCGCCTCGGCGAGGAGGGCGGCGATGTTCCCGACCCGGTGCGCGTGCATGCCCGTTCGGTCATCCCGGTACTCCGCGGCCACACTGAGGCGGTTGATGATTTCCAGTTGCGCCATCTCCAGTTCAGCGGTGCGCGCTTGGACCTCCTGCTCTGCTTCCCGCCTGGCTTTCGACGACAGCTCGTTGAGTTGGCGGTAGACGTCCGTCTGGTACCGGGCCTTTTCCAGTTCAAGCTGTCCGGTCAGGTTGCGGAGTTTCCGTTCGTTGTCGACCCGGAAGAGTTCCCTTTGCCCGATGGTGACTTGCAGGAGGTGCGCTGCCGCCTCGGCAGATCGCCCGGCGGCCAGCAGGGCGCGGGCGAGCTCCTCGCGCGCGTCGAGGGACTCCCGCTTCATCCCGTTCAATTCGGTGAGGTTGAGTGCCTGCTGCAACAAGGGGATCGCTTGGCTGTGCTCCCCGTTCGCGCCCAGCAGCGAACCGCGGTGGGTCAGAATGTTGGCCTGGCTGCGCTTGTCCTCCGCGGCCAAGGAAAGGTTCAGAGCTTCCTGGAGCGCTTGATCACCTTGCTCCGTGTTCCCCATCAGCACGTAGGCCCAGCCGATGTTGTCGAGTAGTTCTGCTTCCTCGTGAAGGGTCCCGCCACTCTGCGCCCTTTTCTCAAGGCGCATCCCCTCGCTGCGAGCGACGCGGAGGGCCCGCGTAAAAGCCTCGAGGGCTTTTTCGAGTTGTCCACGCTCGCGGTAGATCAAGCCGATCTCGGAGATTCCTGCAGCGAGGCTGACGTACATTCCTGCTTGGTGGGCCTGTTCCGCAATCTCAACGCCGCGGAGGAGTGATTCGAGGGCGTTATCGGTGTCACCGAGTTCGCGGTACACCTTGCCGACGTTGACGAGGCAGGCGCTGAGGAGCCCGTCCATCCGGAGGCCGTTCGTGCGGAGAAACTCCAGACACCGCATGAAGCTGTTGAGCGCCTGGGCGTACTCCCCGGCGGCTTCCTGGATGAGGCCCGTGTTGTTCAGGCACTTGGCGTGCCCAGCCTTATCCCCCAGGAGCAGGCGGACCTCACCGCTGTGCTGCAAGCTTGACGTGGCGTCCGCATGGCGACCTTGCCGGAAGAGCACCATGGCCCGGGTGAGCAGGGCTTCGGCGAGAGTGACCGACGGCTCCAGGGGGGTGGAGACTTCGACGACGTCATCGCAACAGTGCAGAGCCTCTTCCGAGTGGTTCATGCTGAGGGCCAGCTTGGCCGTCAGCAATTGCACTTCCGAGTATCCACTGGGATTGTTGACCTCCCGGTACCGTTGCGCGGCCAGCTGACTGAGTGTCCGCGCCCGCTCCAGGTCACCGAGTTCCATCTGACTCAAAGCCTGGGTGTGGAGGGCGAAGGCTTGACTCGACACGTCGGCCAGGTCTTCCGCAGCCCGAATGATCAGCGCCGCTTCCTTCGCTGCTGCTTTGGGGTCGTCCTTCACCAGGAAACGGGCTCGCCCGTTCATCGCGTCCAGGTCGCCCAATTTGCCGTCGCGCGCAAGAAGTCCCGGGCGTGGAGCGGTTGTGGCCGGAGGGGCGGAACGATCTGCCGTCATAAGCCTGAGGGCAGGGGTCCTATCCGTCGAGTATGTAATGAGTCAAGAGTGAGAAAATTCAAGAGCCTTCCCCCGTCTGCCACCAACATAAAGGTAGACCTTGAGCCTTTTCCAGTCACCGGGAACAACGGCTTACGTGGGCAGGGCCAGCGGAAGAGAGGGTCAGGGATCGGCAAGGAGCTTCTTTGGCGAGAGATGCCCTGAACCTGTTCTTCTTGCATGGGGCCCCTTGTACACTCAGAAGCTGCCGAGAGCGTTTTCCCTCTGCCGTGTTCCCGGTACGATAGGCAACGTTGTCTTACATGGCCGTCACGAAGAAAAACCTGGAGAAGGCATTTTCTCTAGGTTCCCCGCTTTGGAAACCCTGCGAGGGCTCCGTGCCAGCTGTCGTCAGCCGATTCTGCTCCCCCCGTTCTCAAGCGCCAGCGGCAGGACTTCCCTCCCCATCTCGTTCTGATCTTCGGAGGGTGGGAGAGGAAATCCTGGGGACCGAAGGGGTCGGTGGCGTCGCGCGGGGTTCTCTCCGAGTACAGGGATCTGATGCCCCAGATATTAAAGTTTAATGAAGATGTGAAGTTTGACTCATGAGCATTTCCTTTCCATACTATGAACACGAGGCAATGAAACGTTCGATGTATTCGGGCACCTGTCGAACGTGGAGCTAGTGGTGCGACCGACGTTCTCATGCGTCGGTCTTTTTTTGGCTGCCATGAGAGCAAGCCGTTCTGTGTCACTTCCCTAGAAGAGACATGGCGACTACTGCTGGGCGGGCCTGCCCAGTCATGCTCACCCGTTCCCCCGACAACCGGGTTCATTCACCAGTGGCTGCGGCACCTCCGCCAGCTGCCTGGAGCCGTTCCACCCTCAACCCGTGAGGTACTTGGCCTCTTGCGGGTCCCCTGAGGTTTCCGAACGACTCCCCTTCTTCAAGGAGCGAACATGCGGAAAGCTATCTTCAGTCTGGTCATCGTCACCACGCTCTTCGGAAGCCTGGCCAGCGCGGGCTCCTTTGGCGCCTGGGTTTCCGGCGCACCTCCCGTCAATACGACTGACGGCTCCTTTGGCGCCTGGGTCAGTTAAAGCTGCTGCGGAAGTGCCGTGCTGTTCACCACGGGTCTACAGCACGGATTCCTCACAGATAAACGGGAGCATCGGGAGTAACCGAACCTTCCAGGAACTGGAGTGCCCCATCTGCTGATCCTGCCTCCTGCGGGATCGCTGTGCCGCAAATGGCCTGTTCCCTCCCCCTGTGGTTGTCAAGACACCGTCCGGCTGCGGAGGGCTTGCGCCAGGTGGATGCCAACCCGGTTGGTCGCCGATTCCCGACTTGGAAGGGCAGTGTTCAAAGGCAGGCACGCTGCATCAGTAACGGGGCACGTTCTGGGCCTGCGCCACGAGCTCGCTGAGCCGGATGACCTCCTCGGCGAGCCGCGGGGCAGGCAGGACGGTTCCGAACCGCCCCTGCACATCCTGCTCGAAGTTGCTCATCACGCTCGGGAAGGTGGCATAGGTCGCGTAGGTGTGCGCCAGGATGAGCGTAGCCCGGCGCAACCGCTCCTCCAGGGCGAGCGTGAGTTCGGGGTGGGCGTGCTTGGGGACGTGCCGGTGGTGGTCCCGGGCGGAGAGGACTTCGACCTGTCCGTTCAGGGCCCGTGCCACCTGCGTCTGGACCGACGTTGTCTTCCCCACGCTGGAGTCAGCCTGACATATCGGGGGTCACGGGAGGTGGGCAACCCGATGCTCACTTGGCCGGGGCAGCAACGCGAACGGCGAAGTCTCGCTCCTTCCCTATCCTATACGGGTGGCCGCGCTACGCCTTGCCACCTGCTTGCCGGGTCCTTCCCAATCCTGGGGGCCCGGCTGCGTCCACCCGCTCCCCCAGAGGCTCTCACCGCGGCTGCCCGCACCCTCGGCGCGGGAAGTTCGACACGCGCTGCTTCGTCTCGTACCGCGACCTCGGCAGCCTGACCGGCCAGGCCCTCGACGACCTCATCGCGCGCACCATCACGCACTACGCCAGCGACCAGCGCCTCACCTCGTTCGAGTGGAAGACCTGCGGGCACGACGCGCCAGCCGACCTTCCCCAGCGCCTCATCGCACACGGCTTGCAGGCCGAGGAGCAGGAAACGGTGATGCTCGGCGAGGCTACGCACCTCGCCGTAGACGTCGCTCTGCCCCCAGGGGTGCGGCTACGCCGCATCGACGACCAACCCGACCCGCTGCCCGACCTGACCCGGGCGGCGGCGGCGCAGGAGCGCGCCTTCGGCTTCCCGTTCGGAGTGAGGGATTTCGTGCAGCAACTCGAGAGGAAGCGCGGCCTGATCGAGATCTGGGTGGCGGAGGCGCAGGATGAGGTCGTGTGCACCGGGCGGCTGGAGGTGGTGCCGGGGACCGAGTTCGCGGGCCTCTGGGGGGGCGGGACAGTACCCGAGTGGCGGGGCCAGGGCATCTACCGGGCGCTCACGGCCGCACGGGCAAGGTCTGCCCTGGCCCGGGGGGTGCGCTTCTTGCACAGTGACTCGACGGAGTTCTCGCGGCCGATCCTGCAGCGCAGCGGTCTCCTGCCGGTGACGACGACCACGCCCTACCTCTGGAGGCGCTGAAGCCAGCGGACCAGCCCAGCTCAGGACAGTCTGGGTGAAGTCGCCAGGTACTTCTTCCAAGACGCCGTCGCGGCCTTGGCTCGTTCTGCGAAATCGTCAGCGCTCAGGGGCACCTTCGTCAGGAGACGCTGACGTTCTCGATGGATAGTGTGGCGGACAGCCCGGGCGGGGTGAAGCCAAATACCTGGCCGTAAAACTGCAACTCTCCTTCCAGCGCCCGCTGGATGTTCTCCGCCCGCCGGAACCCGTGTCCTTCCCCCTCGAATTCCACTAGGGCGGTGGGCAGGCCACGTGACCGCACGGCTTCGAACATCCGCTTGGCCTGATCGGGTGGCACCACCTTGTCCTCCAGCCCCTGGAAGAACACCACTGGGCGTGAGAGCTGCTCGGTGAAATGAATCGGTGAACGCGCCTGGTACAACTCTTTCATCTCTGGGTAGGGGCCGATCAGGCCATCCAGGTAGCGGCTCTCGAACTTGTGCGTGTCCTGGGTGAAGGTTTCGACGTCACTCAGTCCGAAGTGGCTTGCCCCGGCAGTGAACACGTCGTGGAAAGTCAGGGCGCACAGCACGGTGTACCCACCCGCGCTCCCGCCAGTGATCGCCATCCTCTGGGCGTCCACGTCGCCGCGTTCCGCCACGAACCTCGCCGCGTTCACGCAGTCCTGCACGTCCACCACGCCCCACTGGCCCCGCAAGCGTTCCCGGTACGCCCGGCCGAACCCAGTCGAGCCACCGTAGTTCACGTCCAGCACCGCGAAGCCCCGGGTCGTCCAGAACTGCACGAAGGGGTTAAGGACGGCGAAGGTGGCCCCAGTCGGTCCCCCATGGCTGATTACCAGCAGGGGCGGTCGTTCACCTTGAGGGCCGCGCGCCCGGGCGTTCCTTGGCGGGTAGAAAAACGCATGAGCGGTCTGGCCCTCCTCAGTAGGGAAGGTAATGGCTTCAGGCACGCTCAGGTCCTGCGGGTTCATCCTGAATGCATCGGATTCCTGTAGAACCTCCACATCTCCTTCCTCTGAGAACCGCACGATGCACGGGCGACGATCTGGGGCGCCTGCCAGACACACCACGCGCGAACCCTGAGCTTGTAGGTCCCACGTGAGGGTGAACGTCGTGTCCAGGTTGCGGAGTTGCCAACCCTCCCCGTCATGGTCCAGCACGGCCAAGTGGCTCTGGCCTCCCTGGTTGTAGGCACACATCAGCCGGTCCTCGCTCAGGAATGTGTACTGCGCGAGCCCGAAGACCCAGTGCGGTCCGCTGAACTCCGCCTCCATGGGGTAGAGCGCCTCAACCTGCGTGCCGAGGCGATACAGGTTCCACCAACCCGTCCGGTCGGATACGAAGTGCAGTACCCCAGCGGGGGACCAGCGTGGCTCCAGGGCAGATTCTCCCCGCCCGCCCGCTACTTGCCGCACCTCTCGCAACGTCCCGTCCTCCGCGACGTCGGCGAGCATCAGGCGAGTGTCATCCCACGGCATGTTCGGGTGGTCCCACTCGACCCATGCGAGTCGGGTTTCGTCCGGGCTGAGGCGGGGCGAGGCGTAGAAGTCGGCACCGGTGGCGAGGACCACCCCACCCTCCGGGTTCTCCCCGGTGAGCTTCACGGCCACCAGCTCGTTGCGCGGTTCACGCGGGCCGCCGCGGTGATCCTCGCGCACCGCGATGAGCCGTCCACGGGGCAGGTCGAGGACCATGTCGGCGTAACGCACGTCCAACTCCGGCGTGATGGGTTCGGGTGTCTCCCCGGACGCCTGCTGGTAGAGGCGGCCGTCGTCGAAGTGACTGAAGTAGACCGTGCTGGCCTGCACGGCGTAGCAGCGGCCACCGTACTCATGGACCCGGGTGCGGACGTTGAAAGGAGCGGGGGTGACGTCGCTGACGGTGCCGTCTTCCCCACGTCTCACCAGGACGCTACGGCCACCCTCGGCGGGGCGCACCTCGATCCAGTAGATGTCTGGCCCGTCGACGGTGAGATCACTCACACCGACGATGGCGGCGGTGATCGCTTCACTGCTGATGGGGGAAGGCCAAGCGCCGTACGGGTACACCGTCTGGTCCTGATCAGGCATGATTGTCTCCTTGGGGCACAGCTTACACGCCGAGGGAAACCCGTAGAGGCCGTCAAAAACCCGGTTGACGAAGGCACAACACCTCCGCTCAGCGTGCGAACAGGGAACGCACCGCCGGGTACAACTCCATCCAGCGGGCGTATCCGGCAGCGTAACGTGCGGCGCGAGCTGGGTCGGGCGTGTAACAGGTCCCCGCGCGAGACTCCAGCACCTGCGCGCGGTAGGCGGCGAACGACGGCGTCCAGCCCAGGAAGGCAAAAGCCGTGTAGGCACTCCCCAGGACTGGCAACAGAGCAGCGTCGGGGGGCACCCTGACGGGCGAGCCCAGGATATCGGCCAGGATCTGGCACCACGCAGCGCTGCGGGTGCCCCCGCCCAGGAGCGGCACCGCGCCGCTCTCTGGGGCGCGATTCGCGCCGAGCGTTTCACCCGTGGCTTTGAGGGCGTACGCCACGCCCTCGAGGACCGCGCGGGCCAGCTCCCCTGGCCCGCTGTGCGCCTCTACCCCCACAAACACGCCCCGGGCATGGGGGTCGCTCACCGGAGAGCGCTCGCCCGCCAGGTAGGGCAGACACAGCAGCGCGGCTGGCTCCGCCCCGGCTACCAGTACCTCGAGGGCCACGTAGTCACCGCCCGCGAAAGTCTGCGCTGCCCATTGGTGCGCGGAACCCACGTTGCTGAGCGGTGCCACCGCCAGCACCTCGTCCGGGTCGCGAAGGGGCAGGCGAAACAAGCCCTCACCGGCCAGCGTGGGCTGACGGCGCTGCACGGCCCCGACCCAACCACTGGTGCCCAGGTACACGTATCGCTCACCCTCACTTGATACGCCCGCTCCCAGGGTGGTGGCCCCGGCGTCGCCCAGCCCAGTGAGGACCGGCAACCCCTCGGGTAGGCCGGTCGAGGCCGAAGCCTCCGCACTCACCTGCCCCGCCAGCTCGTGCGGCCAGCGCAACTGCGGCAGCTGTACGTCGAGCCCGAGGGGACCGAGCCATTCGTCTCGCCACGCGGCGCGCTGGAGGTCGTAGAACCCTGTGGTCGCCGCCGTGGTGTGATCGGTGACATGGACGCCGCACAGGCGCTCGATCAGCACACCCGCTGCCCCGACGTGGAGATGCGGGCGGCCCTCCAGCACACCCGGGGCGTGGCGCGCGAGCCAACGCAGCTTGGGCAACACGGACGTGGCGCCGTATGGATTGCCAGTAGCTACGGCAGGGTCCACCCCAAGCAGGGCGACGACCTCGGCCGCTTCCATCGCCGCCCGACTGTCGGAGTACAGCAGGGCCGGGTGGGAGCTGACCCCCGAGCGGGTGAGCGCGACATCCTGCATCTGACCGCTCAGACTCAGGGCGCTCAGGGTCTCCAGGGGCACACCCTGAGAGCGCCACGCGGCGCACAGGTCCACCAGGGCTGTCCACCAGGTGATGGGGTCTTGCTCGACGTGCCCGGGAGCGGGTTGCCAGGTCTCGATCAACACCTCGTGTGTGGCGAGCAGCGTCCCACTGGCGTTCAGGACGACCCCCTTGACGCTCGTAGTGCCGACATCCACCGCGGCGACAGCGCTCATGCCTGTTCCCCGCGTCGGGTGGCGGACTTCATGTGGGTGACCAGAATGTAGAGGGTGTCTTTCTCGGCGACGCGAGGTGCACGGGGCGGAACAAGCGACCTACGTTCCCCCATTTAACGCGCTTCCCGGCCGAGCCGCTGCACGATCACAGCCAGGATGACGATGAGCCCCGTAATCACGTCCTGCAAGAACGTGGGAATCTGCAGGATGGTGAGGCCATTGGCGAGCACGCCGATGATCAGCGCGCCGAGCACGGTGCCCGGCACGTTGGGCACGCCGTCCTTGAAGGCCGTCATGCCGAGAAAGGCGGCCGCGTACGCGGGCAGGAACAGCCCGTTGCCTCCAGTGGGTTGAGCTGAGCCCAACCGTGAGGCGAGCAGCGCCCCGGTGAACGCGGCGAGCAGCCCCGAGAGGGCGAACGCGGCCATTTTATGTCGGCTCACTGAAATTCCAGCGACGCGGGCGGCCGCCTCATTGCCACCCACCGCGTACAAGCGGCGGCCAAAGGGCGTGTGGGTGAGCACGAACCACGCCAGCACCGCCACGGCCAGCATCACGAGCGACAACGCTGGCACCCCCAGAAGGGCGGCGCGCCCCAGGGCTGAAAACCCCTCGGGGATGTTCTCGAACACCGTGCTGCCACCAGTCATCCAGAACACCAGCCCGCCGAGGATGGTGCCCATGGCGAGGGTGGTGATGAAGGACAGCAGCCCGAAGCGGGTGATCAGCCAGCCATTGACCCACCCGGTGAACAGTCCTGCCAGGGCGGCCAGCGCGAAGCACGCCGCCACCGGAAAGCCGCCCACCGCGAGTTGAGCGGCCACCACGCCGCCCAGGCTGGCCAGGGCGCCCACCGAGAGGTCGAACTCACCGACCACCATCACGAAGGTCGCACTGATCGCGATGATCACCAGGAACGAGATCTGGCG belongs to Deinococcus apachensis DSM 19763 and includes:
- a CDS encoding ABC transporter permease, with amino-acid sequence MQTSKRAPTPGVARLTRRYGTAVAALAIVAAFSVLSPDAFFSLDNAINISRQISFLVIIAISATFVMVVGEFDLSVGALASLGGVVAAQLAVGGFPVAACFALAALAGLFTGWVNGWLITRFGLLSFITTLAMGTILGGLVFWMTGGSTVFENIPEGFSALGRAALLGVPALSLVMLAVAVLAWFVLTHTPFGRRLYAVGGNEAAARVAGISVSRHKMAAFALSGLLAAFTGALLASRLGSAQPTGGNGLFLPAYAAAFLGMTAFKDGVPNVPGTVLGALIIGVLANGLTILQIPTFLQDVITGLIVILAVIVQRLGREAR
- a CDS encoding S9 family peptidase, encoding MPDQDQTVYPYGAWPSPISSEAITAAIVGVSDLTVDGPDIYWIEVRPAEGGRSVLVRRGEDGTVSDVTPAPFNVRTRVHEYGGRCYAVQASTVYFSHFDDGRLYQQASGETPEPITPELDVRYADMVLDLPRGRLIAVREDHRGGPREPRNELVAVKLTGENPEGGVVLATGADFYASPRLSPDETRLAWVEWDHPNMPWDDTRLMLADVAEDGTLREVRQVAGGRGESALEPRWSPAGVLHFVSDRTGWWNLYRLGTQVEALYPMEAEFSGPHWVFGLAQYTFLSEDRLMCAYNQGGQSHLAVLDHDGEGWQLRNLDTTFTLTWDLQAQGSRVVCLAGAPDRRPCIVRFSEEGDVEVLQESDAFRMNPQDLSVPEAITFPTEEGQTAHAFFYPPRNARARGPQGERPPLLVISHGGPTGATFAVLNPFVQFWTTRGFAVLDVNYGGSTGFGRAYRERLRGQWGVVDVQDCVNAARFVAERGDVDAQRMAITGGSAGGYTVLCALTFHDVFTAGASHFGLSDVETFTQDTHKFESRYLDGLIGPYPEMKELYQARSPIHFTEQLSRPVVFFQGLEDKVVPPDQAKRMFEAVRSRGLPTALVEFEGEGHGFRRAENIQRALEGELQFYGQVFGFTPPGLSATLSIENVSVS
- a CDS encoding IS110 family transposase, encoding MFVLGLDVGKSELYACLLQVQAPGSLTRVGVVKAVANTAKGHEQLLLWLTSSATVGEELSVVMESTSVYWERMAITLHEAGCIVSVVNAAQIKFFAKSTLRRGKTDKLDAELIARYGAVMQPARWLPPEADLVELRALLHARDHIVELLTLEAGRHHAMNHQHQPNPKALGFCEARQTLLEQQLEEANEAIRALVLGSKEVQEKVTLLTSIPGIGPLTASILLVETLHLSRMESSNQWAAYAGLSPVPRQSGSFTGRTHISKIGNARLRRAFYLCALTASRMKNTFGDFYRHLITQGKPKKVALIALARKLLRVAFAVLRSGQRFNPDYRRPSPEPA
- a CDS encoding GNAT family N-acetyltransferase → MPPACRVLPNPGGPAASTRSPRGSHRGCPHPRRGKFDTRCFVSYRDLGSLTGQALDDLIARTITHYASDQRLTSFEWKTCGHDAPADLPQRLIAHGLQAEEQETVMLGEATHLAVDVALPPGVRLRRIDDQPDPLPDLTRAAAAQERAFGFPFGVRDFVQQLERKRGLIEIWVAEAQDEVVCTGRLEVVPGTEFAGLWGGGTVPEWRGQGIYRALTAARARSALARGVRFLHSDSTEFSRPILQRSGLLPVTTTTPYLWRR
- a CDS encoding diguanylate cyclase, which encodes MTADRSAPPATTAPRPGLLARDGKLGDLDAMNGRARFLVKDDPKAAAKEAALIIRAAEDLADVSSQAFALHTQALSQMELGDLERARTLSQLAAQRYREVNNPSGYSEVQLLTAKLALSMNHSEEALHCCDDVVEVSTPLEPSVTLAEALLTRAMVLFRQGRHADATSSLQHSGEVRLLLGDKAGHAKCLNNTGLIQEAAGEYAQALNSFMRCLEFLRTNGLRMDGLLSACLVNVGKVYRELGDTDNALESLLRGVEIAEQAHQAGMYVSLAAGISEIGLIYRERGQLEKALEAFTRALRVARSEGMRLEKRAQSGGTLHEEAELLDNIGWAYVLMGNTEQGDQALQEALNLSLAAEDKRSQANILTHRGSLLGANGEHSQAIPLLQQALNLTELNGMKRESLDAREELARALLAAGRSAEAAAHLLQVTIGQRELFRVDNERKLRNLTGQLELEKARYQTDVYRQLNELSSKARREAEQEVQARTAELEMAQLEIINRLSVAAEYRDDRTGMHAHRVGNIAALLAEALGLPDQQVELIRLAGRLHDVGKIGVPDAILLKSGRYTPEEFEIMKHHTTIGARLLRGGRSELMQLAEQIALTHHERWDGQGYPNGLSGEDIPLVGRLVSVADVWDALTTERPYKTAWSPEEALAELQAQAGRQFDPAIVEAFLQMAATGQLSAPGGGAELEQQVPDGSPLRAANSAPNAEHAVVHLPAGLRASEAVIQRIESLLEDAWQKRDLGQDALILPSQQALALARQHGYTRGIGFAYRNLAVAHLSQDELREALSLLTQAAVIAEQLQDLLLRQECAAYLGTVYHRLQGGERALEYALLSLRLSRELHDPAAEARALHALGEVYRSLEGQQDKALEVITAASALYEGLTVPHGVAACAVSLAEIQFERGQNATAADQGRRAMAVAEESDDLALQIQALTVTARALSALEHWSEAKALLQAAWDKVGPVSAQMVRLAAWTALHFSCGLLDHGEDEEGEPLLERTLQLAGREVKRVAEQAHWRAAQLYRARGHPERAFQHMEAAHALDRDIAQEEKAQQAVIHAIESQADRARMEIRSYRARTLELTNANAALEKANLEKSALLTALQEQANLLERQLREDGLTGVFNRRHIEELLSLEFSKARQMRKPLSIVMIDLDHFKRVNDAFSHQVGDEVLRRAAKLFKGACRPYDLIGRYGGEEFLVVLPGTAVEQAVLIAERLRQVVEQYPWQEIHPRLRVTLSLGVCAQTDVKNHERMLSLADEKLYEVKNGGRNRVSY
- a CDS encoding xylulokinase, yielding MSAVAAVDVGTTSVKGVVLNASGTLLATHEVLIETWQPAPGHVEQDPITWWTALVDLCAAWRSQGVPLETLSALSLSGQMQDVALTRSGVSSHPALLYSDSRAAMEAAEVVALLGVDPAVATGNPYGATSVLPKLRWLARHAPGVLEGRPHLHVGAAGVLIERLCGVHVTDHTTAATTGFYDLQRAAWRDEWLGPLGLDVQLPQLRWPHELAGQVSAEASASTGLPEGLPVLTGLGDAGATTLGAGVSSEGERYVYLGTSGWVGAVQRRQPTLAGEGLFRLPLRDPDEVLAVAPLSNVGSAHQWAAQTFAGGDYVALEVLVAGAEPAALLCLPYLAGERSPVSDPHARGVFVGVEAHSGPGELARAVLEGVAYALKATGETLGANRAPESGAVPLLGGGTRSAAWCQILADILGSPVRVPPDAALLPVLGSAYTAFAFLGWTPSFAAYRAQVLESRAGTCYTPDPARAARYAAGYARWMELYPAVRSLFAR